DNA sequence from the Sulfurimonas sp. HSL3-1 genome:
TGGCGGGAGACCCGCTCATAGGCCTCCTCCAGCGGCATCTTGCCGTATTTGCTCATGACGACGCCGTGCTTCTTCTGCGAATAGTAGGCGTAGCCGATGCTGTAGAGGCTGTTCTTCGTGATCTCGTTCACGACGTGCGAATCGGTGTAGACCGCGAGGGAGATATTGGCCGCGCGGTGGCTGAAGGAGGAGCGGATGCCGATGAAGAGCACGGCGACCAGCGGCAGCAGCAGAAGCAGGCGGAAGGGCCACTTGATCTCGAAGACGACCTCAAATGTCTTGCGCGTCAGGGTCCAGAAGAGGTACCCCGCCACGGACATCATGATGGCGGCGACGAGCAGCTTGAGCTTGTAGGTCGCCCAGATATTGCCGAACACCTCTTTGGGGTAATCGAGGTAGTTCAGGAAGATGTCGTTGGGACGGACGTCGAATTCGGCGAAGAAGGGGAAGGTCGCATTTTCGATAAAGAGGGCCACCAGCAGAAAAACGAGCAGATAGACCCGGATGAAGGTGCGGACGGGGCCGCCGAGAATCCGGGGCGCCGTAAAGAGCAGCAGGACCGGCAGCGCGAGGATGATACAGGCGACGATCGTATCCATCTGCAGCCCGAGCAGGAAGCTGAGCCACTGGCTGACCCCGGCATCGGCGATCCGGTCGTAATAGAGCGCGAATAAAAGGGCCCGTCCGCTAAAGAAGATGGCAATGAAAAGCAGGTAAAAAGCGAAGAGCTGGCGCAGCGATGCGACGATAGCCTGCTTTTGGGTGAGCGGTGGGTGCATTCTTGTCCCTTTGGGTATTGTGAAATGAATTATAGAATAATAGCGGATTCAGATGAACGCGGGGAGGCGGGCGTTCGAGGCGCTACTGCCGCACCGTCCCCTCCGGTGAAAAATTCGCCGCGCTTATGGGCCGGTTGCCCTTCCTGGCGTATAATGCGCTCCACGAAAAGGCCGCTTATGTATGATTCCGTCGCCCGCAATGTCAGACTCTCCCTGCTGCTGTTGGCAACGATGGGCGTCATGTCCGGGATCGCCATTGTCGCGGCCCTGCCGCTGATCAGCCACCACTTCGAGGCGGTTCCCCACATCGAGTTTTTCTCGAAGCTGCTGCTGACGATCCCCTCCCTCGTCATTGCCGCCGTCGCCCCCTTCGCCGGGATGATCGTCGACCGCTTCGGGCGCCTGCGCCCCCTCTACCTTGGTATCGTGCTTTTCATTATCGGCGGCAGTTCCGGTTTCTACCTTCAGGATTTCGAAGCGATCCTCGCCGGGCGCGCCCTGCTGGGCTTTTCCGTCGCGCTGCTCATGACCGCCTCCACGGCCCTGATCGGTGACTATTTTGACGAAAAGGGGCGGCACCGTTTCATGTCGATACAGGGGATGGCCGTCGGGCTGGGCGGGATCGTCTTCATCATCTCCGGGGGGTACCTGGCCCAACTGGGCTGGAACTACCCCTTTGCCATCTACCTGCTGCCGCTGCTTTTCGTGCCGCTGCTGGTCACATCGCTGTACGAGCCGCGACGGATCCATACGCACGGCGAAGAGGCGGCGGCGGTTTCGCCGAAGCTGCTGCCGGTCTATCTCAGCGCCTTTTTCTCGATGCTGCTGTTTTACATGTTGCCGACGCAGATGCCCTACCTCGTCATCGACGAGCTGCACGGCACCCCCAGCAGCATCGGGCACTTCGTCGCCGTTGCCCTGCTCGTCAACGCCCTGACGGCGCGGCAGTACGCCCGGATCCGCGCGCGGTTCACTTACGCGCAGATCTTTGTCTTCATCTACCTCTTTTTCGGCACCGGTCTGCTGGTGATGTCGCAGGTGAGCTCCCCGCACCAGCTCTTTTTCGCCTCGGCCTTCATGGGGGTGGGCTTTGGGCTCGTGTTGGTCAATATCAACGCCTGGCTGCTCTCGCTGGTGCCGCCGCACCGCCGCGGCCGCGCGGTGGGGATGCTGACGATGAGCTTCTTCCTCGGGCAGTTCTTCTCCCCCATTTTCTTTCAGCCGCTGATCGCCCAGGCCGGGATCCAGGGGCTCTTTCTGATGATTGCGGGGGTGTCGTTCGCCACGGCGGCGGTGCTTTATGTCAAAACGTTTTTGAAAAAGGGTGCGGGATGAAGGAAAGAGAAGGGGAACGGATCACTGTTCCCCGATGACATCGGGGTTTAGATGATGTTGCACTGCCCGGTGAACTTGCACAGGGGACAGAAGTTCATGATGCCGGCGATGAGGGGGATGACGCCGAGGTAGAACCAGGGATTGCCGCTGTAGGCACCGTAGCCGATAAGGGCGACGCCCAAGGCGATACGGAAGGGGCGGCAGAATTTGCGGATCTTGATAACGTTCATAGATTGCTCCGTTTTTTGCGGAATTATAGCGCAGGGGGTGGGATCGTAATATTAATTATTTCAATTAGTCATGCTGCTTTCAAGGTGCATCCCCTGTTCTCATGTAGGTTTTTTAGAGTTGCTCTGGGATACAATACGGAATTATGAAGATTTTTGAGACGCTCTCCCCCTGGATCAGGACCATCGACGAACCCCTCGACGTCAACCTCGAGATCCCCCATATCGCCTATGCGGAGATCAAAAAGGCCGAGCCGAAGATTCTCGTGTTTACCCACCCCGTTGACAAAGCGCTCGGCAAGACCTACGACATGCCCGTCGTGATGAATATCTTTGCCAATGACGCCGTCGTTGAGACGATTTTCGGCGCGACGCCCGACGCCATCGCGGCGAAGGTGCAGAAGGCGCTGAAACTGAAGCCGCCCAAATCGCTCTCGGACAAACTGGAGACCTTCAAGTTCCTCTTTGACCTCCGCAACGTCTTCCCCAAGCGTCTGAAATCCGCCGGGGCCTGCCAGGCGCGGGAGATCGCGACGCTTTCCGAGCTGCCGATCCTCAAGACCTGGTCGGATGACGGCGGCAAGTTCATCACCATGGGACAGGTCTACACGCAGAGCCTCGACGGCGAGATCCACAACGTCGGTATGTACCGCCTGCAGGTCTACGACGACCACCGCCTGGGGATGCACTGGCAGATCCACAAGGACAGCAATCACCTTTTCCACCAATATAAGAAGGCGGGGCGGAAAATGCCCGTCTCCGTCGCCATCGGCGGCGACCCGCTCTACACCTGGTGCGGGACGGCTCCACTGCCCCACGGCATCTTCGAGCTGATGCTCTACGGTTTCATCCGCAACAAGCCCGCGCGGCTCGTGAAGTGCCGGACAAACCCGATCCACGTCCCGGAGGACGCGGACATCGTCATCGAAGGGTGGGTCGACCCGGAGGTGACGGAAATAGAGGGGATGTTCGGAGACCATACCGGTTACTATACCCTCAAAGAGCCCTACCCGGTGCTCGAAGTGAGCCGCATCACCGCGAAAAACGACCCGATGTTCTACGCGACCGTCGTCGGCAAGCCGCCGCTCGAAGATAAGTACATGGGACTGCCGACGGAGCGGATTTTCCTGCCGCTCTTGCAAACGCAGGCGCCGGATCTCAAAGACTACAAGATGCCGGAGAACGGGGTGTTCCACAACCTGATCCTCTGCAAGATCGCCCCGCAGTACCCGGGCCACAGCCTGCAGATCATGCACGCGCTTTGGGGCGTAGGGCAGATGAGTTTCGTCAAGCACGCCCTCTTTGTCGACGAATCGGCCCCGGAACTGGGCGATTACGAGGCGCTGACACAGCATATTCTTGACCGCCTCAGCCCGGACGCCGTGACGATCACGACGGGGATCGTCGACGCCCTGGACCACTCCGCGAGCAGGCCCCTCATCGGCGGCAAGCTCGGCATCGACGCGACGGGCGGTGTCGTGGAACGCACCATCGACCTGCTCGATGACGCCGCGCTGCTGAAGAAAGTGAAAACGATCGACAGCGACGTTGTCGCGCTGAAGCAGTACATGACGCAGAGCGCGAACCCGGTGACGGTGATCCAGTACGAGAAGAAGCGCCCGGCGCGCGAACTCTTCGAGGCGCTGAAGCCGCTTAGCGGACACATTGCGATCGCCGTCTTCGTCGATACGTGCCAGAACGACGTAAACAACCCCTACATGCTGGTGTGGCGGGTGACGAACAACATCGACGCGCAGCGCGATGTTTGGCTGGAGGAGATGATCGGTGTCGACGGGACCAACAAGGACCCGATGGACGGTTTTACACGCGAGTGGCCCGGCGACGTCGTCTGCGACGCGGACGTGTTTGCCGACCTGCGCGCACGGGGTCTGATCGACCTCGACGACGAGACGGTGGACCGATACCAGTTGGTGGGAGAGAGTAAATGAAACTGAGTGATGCGCAGCTGGCGCAGTTTGAGCGCGACGGGTATATCTTGCTGCGCGGCTTTGCCGACAAGGCGCGCTGCGAGGCGATTCTGGCGGCGGCCAAAGAGGAGATCGAGGCGCGGACACCGCCGATTGAGACGGAAGGGGAGTATACGGGTTCGAACAACTCGACCCTTCGCCGCCTACGCCAGGTCTATGACCGCCGCGAGATTTTCCGTGAGTGGATGACGGACAAGGAGATCCGCCCGATGCTGGCGCAGGTGCTCCACGACACCCCGGTGCTGACCCTGGCGCACCACAACTCCATTATGACGAAGATGCCCTCCAAAAGTACGGAGAGCCGCTGGCACCAGGACCGCCGCTACTGGCACTTTGAGAACGACAATCTGGTGAGCGTCTGGCTGGCGCTGGGCGATGAGCGGATGGAGAACGGGGTGCTGGAGTTTATTGACGGCAGCCACAAGCTTGAATACCGACCGGAACAGTTCGATACCGATACCAGCTTTCTGACGGGTCTGCCGGAAAACGACGCCCTTATTGCGAAGAAGGTGCATTATGACCTGCATGCAGGCGACGTCATCCTGTTTCACTGCCGGACCCTGCACCACGCCTACGACAACCAGACCGACGAACCCAAGATCGCCTTCGTCTATACGGTCAAGGGCGCTTCTACCAAGCCTGTTCCCGGTACCCGTTCCGCCGAGTATCCCGAGGTTGTGCTCGAGGTCTGATCAGCCTCTCCCTTCCTCTTCGGAGGCGGCGAACCGTGACGGCGGTGTCTGAAACGCGGCAAAACGGTGTGGTCGATTACATCGGGTGTTCGTTGGGGAAAACGGGGTACAGGCGCGCCGGGGGCGCCGCGGCGTCATTTGACGCTGACGACGATCGGTGCGGAGGTTTTGTGAGCGCTTGAGATGTGGCACTCGCGTGTCGGGTAGACCGAAACGTTTGCGGCGACACGGTAGGTACCGCTGTTCATCGCCGTGATGTTATAGATCACTTCCGAGCCGTTCGGATGGGCACGCAGACACTCGACAGAGGGCGCATCCGTAGCGAATCCGAGACCGCTGAACGTGACCTGGACGCCGTGGGCATCGCTTCCGGAGAGCGGAAAATCTTTTGCTTTGACGATAACGCGCAGGCTGACCGGTTCGCCGACGGCGACTTTCTCTTTGTCCGGAATAAGCTCCACCGTGTATTTTTCAAAAGGGCTGTCGGCAACGGGTGCCGGGGCGGCAAGCGTCGGCATGGATGCCGGCTCGGGTTCGGCGACCGGTGCCGGCTTCGCTTTGGCGACGGCTTTCGGTTTTTCCGGGGCGGGTTTCGGCGCCATCGGCAGCGGGACCGGTTCGAC
Encoded proteins:
- a CDS encoding MFS transporter, producing MYDSVARNVRLSLLLLATMGVMSGIAIVAALPLISHHFEAVPHIEFFSKLLLTIPSLVIAAVAPFAGMIVDRFGRLRPLYLGIVLFIIGGSSGFYLQDFEAILAGRALLGFSVALLMTASTALIGDYFDEKGRHRFMSIQGMAVGLGGIVFIISGGYLAQLGWNYPFAIYLLPLLFVPLLVTSLYEPRRIHTHGEEAAAVSPKLLPVYLSAFFSMLLFYMLPTQMPYLVIDELHGTPSSIGHFVAVALLVNALTARQYARIRARFTYAQIFVFIYLFFGTGLLVMSQVSSPHQLFFASAFMGVGFGLVLVNINAWLLSLVPPHRRGRAVGMLTMSFFLGQFFSPIFFQPLIAQAGIQGLFLMIAGVSFATAAVLYVKTFLKKGAG
- a CDS encoding DUF2892 domain-containing protein, whose protein sequence is MNVIKIRKFCRPFRIALGVALIGYGAYSGNPWFYLGVIPLIAGIMNFCPLCKFTGQCNII
- a CDS encoding phytanoyl-CoA dioxygenase family protein; the encoded protein is MKLSDAQLAQFERDGYILLRGFADKARCEAILAAAKEEIEARTPPIETEGEYTGSNNSTLRRLRQVYDRREIFREWMTDKEIRPMLAQVLHDTPVLTLAHHNSIMTKMPSKSTESRWHQDRRYWHFENDNLVSVWLALGDERMENGVLEFIDGSHKLEYRPEQFDTDTSFLTGLPENDALIAKKVHYDLHAGDVILFHCRTLHHAYDNQTDEPKIAFVYTVKGASTKPVPGTRSAEYPEVVLEV
- a CDS encoding menaquinone biosynthesis decarboxylase → MKIFETLSPWIRTIDEPLDVNLEIPHIAYAEIKKAEPKILVFTHPVDKALGKTYDMPVVMNIFANDAVVETIFGATPDAIAAKVQKALKLKPPKSLSDKLETFKFLFDLRNVFPKRLKSAGACQAREIATLSELPILKTWSDDGGKFITMGQVYTQSLDGEIHNVGMYRLQVYDDHRLGMHWQIHKDSNHLFHQYKKAGRKMPVSVAIGGDPLYTWCGTAPLPHGIFELMLYGFIRNKPARLVKCRTNPIHVPEDADIVIEGWVDPEVTEIEGMFGDHTGYYTLKEPYPVLEVSRITAKNDPMFYATVVGKPPLEDKYMGLPTERIFLPLLQTQAPDLKDYKMPENGVFHNLILCKIAPQYPGHSLQIMHALWGVGQMSFVKHALFVDESAPELGDYEALTQHILDRLSPDAVTITTGIVDALDHSASRPLIGGKLGIDATGGVVERTIDLLDDAALLKKVKTIDSDVVALKQYMTQSANPVTVIQYEKKRPARELFEALKPLSGHIAIAVFVDTCQNDVNNPYMLVWRVTNNIDAQRDVWLEEMIGVDGTNKDPMDGFTREWPGDVVCDADVFADLRARGLIDLDDETVDRYQLVGESK